From the genome of Terriglobales bacterium, one region includes:
- a CDS encoding amidohydrolase family protein: MLRFRFVPILLLFCASAVAQERTITILTDKAFDGRGGVLRNARIQVRGDKIVSVGKQTGAPTPATYDLRGLTVLPGWIDSHVHITWHFGPNGHFGEKNEPPERATLEMEGNAWRTLMAGFTTVQCLGSPEDKPLRDAINNGVVPGPRILTAITPLTDEKLTPDQIREFVRKVKADGADVLKIFASRSIRQGGGQTLSDEQLKAACDEARAQGLRSVVHAYKSAVKATAIAGCTEVEHGSLTTDDDLREMAKDGTWFDPQVGLVIHNYLDNKDKFLGADGYTEEGFAKMQEVLPLNAAMFKRALATPGLKIVFGTDAVAGAHGRNAEEFIYRVRDGGQDPMAAMVSANSLAAQAMELDKQIGSLAPGMQADIIALDGDPKSDITAVRRVAFVMKGGVVYKNSR; encoded by the coding sequence ATGCTTCGCTTCCGATTCGTACCCATCCTGCTGCTGTTCTGCGCTTCCGCTGTGGCCCAGGAGCGCACCATCACCATCCTTACTGACAAGGCCTTCGACGGGCGCGGCGGCGTACTGCGAAATGCGCGCATCCAGGTTCGCGGCGACAAGATCGTCTCCGTGGGCAAGCAGACTGGTGCGCCAACGCCGGCAACTTACGATCTGCGGGGATTGACCGTGTTGCCGGGCTGGATCGATAGCCATGTCCATATCACCTGGCATTTCGGACCGAATGGGCACTTCGGCGAAAAGAACGAGCCGCCGGAGCGAGCCACGCTGGAGATGGAGGGTAATGCCTGGCGGACGCTCATGGCCGGCTTCACCACCGTGCAGTGCCTGGGATCGCCCGAGGACAAGCCGTTGCGCGACGCGATCAACAACGGCGTCGTGCCGGGACCGCGGATTCTTACCGCAATCACTCCCCTGACCGACGAGAAGCTGACTCCCGACCAGATCCGCGAGTTCGTGCGCAAGGTAAAGGCCGATGGCGCTGACGTGCTCAAGATCTTCGCATCGCGCAGTATCCGCCAGGGTGGCGGGCAGACGCTCAGCGATGAGCAGCTCAAGGCCGCATGCGACGAAGCCCGCGCGCAGGGTCTGCGCTCGGTAGTGCACGCGTACAAGAGCGCGGTAAAGGCGACTGCCATTGCCGGTTGTACCGAAGTGGAACACGGCAGCCTCACGACCGATGACGATCTGAGAGAGATGGCGAAGGATGGAACGTGGTTCGATCCGCAGGTTGGGCTGGTGATCCACAACTATCTCGACAACAAAGACAAATTCCTCGGCGCGGATGGGTACACCGAAGAAGGTTTTGCCAAGATGCAGGAGGTATTGCCGTTGAACGCGGCAATGTTCAAGCGCGCTCTGGCCACGCCCGGATTGAAGATCGTCTTCGGAACCGATGCGGTTGCAGGCGCTCACGGCCGCAACGCCGAGGAGTTCATCTATCGCGTCCGCGACGGCGGGCAAGATCCGATGGCAGCCATGGTCTCGGCCAATTCGCTGGCTGCACAAGCCATGGAACTGGATAAACAGATCGGCTCGCTCGCTCCGGGAATGCAAGCGGACATCATCGCTCTCGACGGAGACCCGAAAAGCGACATCACTGCGGTTAGGCGGGTTGCGTTCGTGATGAAGGGTGGAGTTGTTTACAAGAATAGCCGCTAG
- a CDS encoding DUF1801 domain-containing protein produces the protein MRTQLLRFNGAVERDPAIDAWMKEHVVGLGAIAHQWFEVMRKCGDEVRELLHDGCPVACLGDAPFGYVDVFTSHVNVGFFHGAALPDPARLLQGTGKFMRHVKLRPETGTNAAALNRLIDAAYSDIKERVENR, from the coding sequence ATGAGAACGCAATTGCTGCGATTCAACGGCGCTGTCGAGCGGGATCCCGCCATCGATGCGTGGATGAAGGAGCATGTAGTTGGATTGGGAGCCATCGCGCATCAGTGGTTTGAGGTGATGCGAAAATGCGGGGACGAAGTCCGGGAGCTCTTGCATGACGGCTGTCCGGTTGCGTGTTTGGGAGATGCGCCCTTCGGCTACGTCGATGTATTCACTTCGCACGTAAACGTGGGCTTCTTTCATGGCGCAGCGCTGCCGGATCCTGCCCGCTTGTTGCAAGGCACCGGCAAGTTCATGCGCCATGTGAAGCTGAGACCTGAAACGGGCACAAACGCGGCGGCGCTAAACAGGCTCATCGATGCGGCGTACTCGGATATAAAGGAGCGAGTCGAAAACCGCTAG
- a CDS encoding metallophosphoesterase, with amino-acid sequence MVKKAVVKKAVVKKAPSRFAHTLVTPQSTGRGKNVQLVDWARQQLGPIPRLTNKDGVIPLSQVIGADGETAITAANAIRFHLTGDTGRVQGQAAEAVSNCMSEDYDPRNPGASPACFIHLGDVIYGMHKDNLFRDEFYRPYAHYPGKIIAIPGNHDGEIFAETDPKSLAAFQTNFCAPDGSTPQAAAGARILRQTVQQPGVYWWLQTPFLDVIGLYSNLAEGPGFLEGGSAAKPDTSQIDWFQATLKTIVTARKKSRKGLVFLTHHPPYSNGGGHSGSPAMLDEMDKACKQAGIWPDMVISGHAHSYQRHTRTVKENGASRKIPYLVAGCGGRGLQAVSAANGQQIMPGVTFDKGIKEYGYLLLEATKAQVDTQFFQVSEQTGNRQLADSASVSYS; translated from the coding sequence ATGGTGAAGAAGGCTGTAGTGAAGAAGGCTGTAGTGAAGAAGGCTCCGTCCCGATTTGCACATACGCTGGTAACCCCACAATCGACGGGGCGCGGCAAGAATGTGCAGCTAGTTGATTGGGCGCGCCAACAACTCGGACCGATCCCTCGCCTTACCAACAAAGATGGAGTAATTCCGTTGAGCCAAGTCATCGGCGCCGATGGCGAAACGGCGATTACCGCGGCTAACGCAATCCGCTTTCACCTTACCGGAGATACCGGGAGGGTGCAGGGTCAGGCGGCTGAAGCGGTGTCGAACTGCATGTCCGAAGATTACGATCCCCGTAACCCGGGAGCGAGCCCTGCCTGCTTTATTCACTTGGGCGATGTGATCTACGGAATGCACAAGGATAATCTCTTTCGGGATGAGTTCTATCGTCCTTACGCGCACTATCCGGGAAAGATCATTGCCATTCCGGGAAACCACGATGGTGAAATCTTCGCCGAGACTGATCCCAAGTCGCTGGCCGCATTTCAAACGAACTTCTGTGCCCCAGACGGATCTACGCCGCAGGCAGCGGCAGGAGCGCGCATTCTGCGCCAGACGGTTCAACAGCCGGGGGTGTATTGGTGGCTGCAGACTCCATTTCTCGATGTGATTGGACTCTACTCGAATCTCGCCGAAGGTCCCGGATTCCTTGAGGGAGGATCGGCCGCGAAGCCCGACACGTCTCAGATTGACTGGTTTCAAGCGACATTGAAGACCATCGTCACTGCTCGAAAGAAGAGCCGCAAGGGGCTCGTCTTCCTGACGCATCACCCACCTTACAGCAACGGCGGCGGACACTCCGGCAGTCCAGCCATGCTCGACGAGATGGACAAAGCCTGCAAGCAAGCCGGCATCTGGCCGGATATGGTGATCTCCGGGCACGCGCACAGCTACCAACGACATACGCGTACGGTGAAGGAAAACGGCGCCTCCCGGAAGATTCCCTATTTGGTCGCCGGCTGTGGAGGCCGCGGACTCCAGGCGGTATCGGCCGCCAACGGTCAGCAGATTATGCCGGGAGTGACCTTCGACAAAGGCATTAAGGAGTATGGCTATCTGCTGCTCGAAGCAACGAAGGCGCAGGTAGATACACAATTCTTTCAGGTGAGCGAACAGACCGGAAATAGGCAACTGGCAGATTCGGCCTCCGTCTCATATTCCTGA
- a CDS encoding PA2169 family four-helix-bundle protein, with protein sequence MTEIKDTVSKLIETLKDGEEGYRQAAEKIQNPEYKRFFEQQSSERGRFATELQPFLGDKEKDSGSVSGALHRTWIDLKGKLGAGDAAILSSIEQGEDSAKQTYEDALKASPPAELVAMIRRQYASVKNAHDRVKNWRDSEKAA encoded by the coding sequence ATGACTGAAATCAAAGACACTGTTTCCAAACTGATCGAGACTCTGAAGGACGGCGAAGAAGGATACCGGCAGGCAGCCGAGAAGATCCAGAACCCGGAGTACAAGCGCTTTTTCGAGCAGCAATCGAGTGAGCGAGGACGTTTCGCGACCGAGCTGCAGCCCTTCCTGGGTGACAAAGAAAAGGACTCCGGATCTGTCAGCGGCGCACTTCACCGCACCTGGATCGATCTCAAGGGCAAACTAGGAGCCGGCGATGCAGCCATCCTCAGCTCTATCGAGCAAGGAGAAGACAGCGCCAAGCAAACCTATGAGGACGCTCTGAAGGCATCGCCACCCGCTGAATTGGTGGCCATGATCCGGCGTCAGTACGCAAGCGTGAAGAACGCACACGATCGCGTAAAAAACTGGCGCGACAGTGAGAAAGCGGCCTAG
- a CDS encoding transposase — protein sequence MPDIPLAYLITFRCYGTWLHGDERGSIDRHQNQHQSPYIVPNPNWHTYNLRHLKHAPVTLTDLQRVSVESAIHETCGFRNWELKAINVRTNHVHTLVSTGLLKPERVLNALKANATRQLRQDGHWPHLRTPWADGGSMRYIWTDVGIERAMDYVVNGQGGEIPEFDNPPIRYRERY from the coding sequence ATGCCGGACATCCCGCTGGCATATCTGATTACGTTCCGATGCTACGGTACCTGGCTTCACGGCGATGAGCGGGGCTCTATCGACCGGCATCAGAATCAACATCAGTCTCCTTATATAGTTCCCAATCCGAACTGGCACACGTACAATCTCCGTCACTTGAAGCATGCTCCAGTGACCCTTACCGACCTGCAGCGGGTATCCGTCGAGAGTGCCATACACGAGACTTGTGGATTCCGCAACTGGGAATTAAAGGCGATAAACGTCCGCACCAATCATGTGCACACGCTTGTCTCTACCGGTTTGCTGAAGCCAGAACGAGTACTAAACGCACTCAAGGCCAACGCCACTCGGCAGCTCCGGCAGGATGGACACTGGCCGCATTTGCGTACGCCCTGGGCTGACGGTGGAAGCATGCGATACATCTGGACTGACGTTGGGATCGAACGGGCGATGGATTACGTCGTCAATGGTCAGGGTGGAGAGATACCTGAGTTTGACAACCCACCCATTCGTTACCGCGAACGGTACTGA
- a CDS encoding winged helix-turn-helix domain-containing protein: MATSAQSRPVLRFEEFEVDLRSCELRKRGERLRLQDQPFQVLRMLLENRGEIVGREELKQKLWPADTFVDFDDGLNTAVKKLRDTLGDSTEHPRYIETIPRHGYRFIGTVLPQQHVAAPVARSRNFS, encoded by the coding sequence GTGGCCACTAGTGCCCAATCCCGGCCTGTTCTACGCTTCGAGGAGTTTGAAGTTGATCTCCGCTCCTGCGAACTGCGCAAACGCGGTGAGCGACTCAGGCTCCAGGATCAGCCGTTCCAAGTTCTACGCATGCTGCTTGAGAACCGCGGAGAGATCGTCGGTCGAGAAGAACTGAAACAGAAGCTGTGGCCGGCTGACACCTTCGTGGATTTCGACGATGGGCTGAACACCGCGGTAAAGAAGCTCCGGGACACGCTCGGCGACTCCACCGAACATCCTCGATACATCGAGACCATTCCCCGCCACGGGTATCGGTTCATCGGAACCGTGCTACCGCAACAACACGTTGCCGCGCCCGTCGCTAGAAGTCGGAACTTCTCCTGA
- a CDS encoding tetratricopeptide repeat protein gives MRKRETRLLWIGIGLAITFALVVTSALAYRARLRSEAASVRSIAVLPLQNLSGDPAQDYFAAGMTDALTTELARTVGNSLEVRSRASATKFKDMPLSQIARELNVDAVIEGSVARSGNRVRIIAQLIQAKADKHLWADSYDRDLGDMLSLEREIAVTVARQVQIKLSPQIQARLAAAPRVDPQAYDLYQRGRYGGFSNNRQDLVAAIGFLEQAIQLDPNLAAAHAVLARAYVNEAFLLEPQEEDLERKATDEVNRALKLDPDLADVYLVRGLIYWTHRNGFPHERAIVEIKRALELDPNLAEAHHWLGAIYGHIGLLDKAEHEFRTALQLDPTNVGVRYRIAMNLFQRGRLEEAISGLEGTQRYSPALWHLHMAEALFQVGRKQEAAVLIRDYLRDNPRDEGGVGNAMQALLYADAGQPALAERSIHAAIQKGKDFGHFHHAAYTIGSTYAVMNQPKDAVRWLRASAEDGFPCYPLYERDLALQNLRRDPDFLQFMAAMRSDWERRRATL, from the coding sequence TTGCGAAAGCGGGAGACGCGCCTGCTCTGGATCGGAATCGGCCTGGCGATCACGTTCGCGTTGGTGGTCACATCGGCCCTGGCCTACCGAGCTCGCTTGCGGAGCGAAGCCGCCTCCGTCCGGTCCATCGCCGTGCTTCCGCTGCAAAACCTATCCGGAGATCCAGCGCAGGACTACTTCGCCGCCGGGATGACGGATGCGTTGACTACTGAATTGGCGCGCACCGTTGGGAACTCGCTTGAGGTAAGGTCGCGTGCCTCTGCGACGAAATTCAAAGACATGCCACTCTCTCAGATTGCGCGCGAGCTGAATGTAGACGCAGTGATTGAGGGTTCGGTAGCAAGGTCCGGCAACCGGGTACGGATCATCGCGCAGCTTATCCAGGCCAAGGCGGACAAACATCTTTGGGCCGATAGCTACGATCGCGATCTGGGCGACATGTTATCGCTGGAAAGGGAGATTGCGGTCACCGTCGCACGCCAGGTGCAAATTAAGCTCAGCCCGCAAATACAGGCACGGCTCGCCGCCGCACCGCGAGTGGACCCGCAGGCCTACGATCTTTATCAACGCGGCCGGTATGGTGGGTTCAGCAACAACAGGCAAGACCTCGTCGCCGCGATTGGTTTCCTGGAGCAAGCCATACAACTGGATCCGAACCTCGCGGCGGCGCACGCAGTCCTCGCGCGGGCCTACGTAAACGAAGCCTTCCTGCTGGAGCCCCAAGAAGAGGACCTGGAGCGCAAGGCCACCGACGAGGTGAATCGAGCACTGAAGCTCGATCCCGATTTGGCAGACGTCTACCTGGTGCGCGGGCTTATCTACTGGACACACCGCAACGGATTCCCGCATGAGCGCGCGATCGTCGAAATCAAGCGTGCCCTGGAACTCGATCCGAACCTGGCGGAAGCTCACCACTGGCTGGGCGCCATATACGGGCACATTGGTCTGCTCGACAAGGCTGAGCACGAATTCCGTACCGCGCTCCAGTTAGATCCAACCAACGTCGGAGTGCGCTACCGGATCGCCATGAACTTGTTCCAGAGAGGCAGACTGGAGGAAGCGATATCGGGCCTCGAAGGCACGCAGCGCTATAGTCCTGCTCTCTGGCATCTTCACATGGCCGAGGCGCTGTTTCAGGTCGGTCGAAAACAGGAAGCCGCAGTCCTGATTCGGGACTACTTGCGAGATAACCCCCGCGACGAGGGCGGCGTTGGCAATGCCATGCAAGCTTTGCTCTATGCCGATGCTGGGCAACCGGCGCTCGCGGAAAGAAGCATCCACGCAGCTATACAGAAGGGCAAAGACTTCGGGCACTTTCACCACGCGGCCTACACCATAGGTTCGACCTATGCGGTGATGAACCAGCCGAAGGACGCTGTCCGGTGGCTGCGCGCTTCAGCGGAGGATGGATTTCCATGTTATCCGCTCTATGAACGTGATCTAGCGCTCCAGAACCTGCGTCGCGATCCAGATTTTCTACAATTCATGGCTGCAATGCGAAGCGATTGGGAACGCCGGCGGGCCACCTTGTAG
- a CDS encoding TonB-dependent receptor, translating to MMVGLKRGSLVCVLALASWLQAQTTGRMIGTITDQTGAAIVGAEVVVRSTATGERWTSQTGSAGIFSVPLLPSGEYKLTVSEPGFQQKIIENVTVNVTETTVIDVSLKVGDAQDSVTVVGTAALLETEGPQLGRVVDERGVSELPLATRNFTQILSLSPGTATYLPDATGLGRNTQAISVNGARVTQNNYQINGVDANGLGTNGPVLVPVPAPETIQEFKVQTSLYDATYGRAGGANIQMLTRSGSKEWHGSAYEYLRNEALNANDSFLKGAGVKRPVLRRNVFGATLGGPAQRDRAFFFISYQGAREANGASLINSISSNVLIAPGLTNDRSQTTLLATFHPVLPGGKPAAMIDPAALALLNAKLPNGTFVIPTPAADGRFTASSPSSFQEDQFNTNFDYDFGPKDTLWAKFFFSTISQVSALPSFKGTGPNVSGFGTDGLFNNRLIALQQMHAFSSSLINEVRLGYTLNRGNTFPREPVTDAQIGIARANAAQYPGLPLIRIAQPAGGLVIGTAAQALFLGAPATSTLNDTVSMVRGQHSMRTGVEIRYNLINFQNPALVRGQIDFLDFPSFLVGNARSATLGDGIVRGAWRAFDYNFFAQDDWRVSSRLTLNLGVRYELDLPVYDSRGRLSTFDPALYQPRIEASATGPVGPPVGGLIQAGNAVPEFAIANLPKGEDSLLRSVDPHNIAPRLGFAASLSKRLVMRGGYGLFYSRPTFQYASAAAALPPYYVLGIRPNAPLANPFLPIPPATQFPTFVPGIALAGTAFDRDQRVPYFHQFNLTTQYQFSENWLLETGYVGSRGRRLFRQVAINQAQLASPQSPIINVVTGTTITANTADNAQLRAPFQGVSENGFFINESDTESSYDSLQVSVIRRFARQLQLLGSYTWAKSIDDASGTGGGAGISGIVNTGAVGDSSNVLGDQLQRRANRGLSDFNRAHRLVVSYVWDLPALSFAQQSFAARQVFSNWRIAGILTVMSGLPVDIVDTGSGSLYGLASGSNPLARPSLNAGATCETAKENVPSGYFFNPFAFNSPVVLAGQPIPSSGGTAIAAARGTDIGNVPRNCIIGPSQSNLDFAVAKTFRLREERVVEFRTEFFNLFNHANFANPISNLNAVASSGGSIDPNTGRILQPGNFGRIISTSANPRLIQFALRVSF from the coding sequence ATGATGGTCGGGCTCAAGCGAGGATCGCTCGTCTGTGTTTTAGCACTCGCCAGTTGGTTACAGGCACAGACCACGGGCCGCATGATCGGTACAATCACCGACCAGACCGGTGCTGCGATCGTTGGAGCGGAGGTCGTGGTTCGCAGCACCGCAACGGGAGAAAGATGGACGTCGCAGACCGGATCTGCAGGCATCTTTTCCGTACCGCTCCTTCCATCTGGCGAATACAAGTTGACGGTCAGCGAGCCTGGATTCCAGCAGAAGATAATTGAGAATGTGACAGTCAACGTCACAGAAACAACCGTCATCGATGTTTCTCTCAAGGTAGGAGACGCGCAGGATTCAGTAACCGTGGTGGGCACCGCCGCACTGCTGGAAACAGAAGGGCCTCAACTCGGACGTGTGGTGGATGAGCGCGGCGTCTCCGAATTGCCGTTAGCGACCAGGAACTTCACTCAGATTCTTTCTCTCTCTCCGGGAACTGCCACGTATCTGCCCGACGCAACCGGGCTAGGACGAAACACGCAGGCAATCTCCGTCAACGGCGCGCGTGTGACGCAGAACAATTACCAGATCAACGGCGTGGACGCGAACGGCCTCGGAACCAACGGTCCCGTTCTGGTACCGGTACCCGCGCCTGAAACGATTCAGGAATTCAAAGTACAGACTTCTCTCTATGACGCGACCTACGGGCGTGCCGGCGGGGCCAATATTCAAATGCTCACTCGCAGCGGAAGCAAGGAGTGGCACGGCTCCGCTTACGAGTATCTGCGTAATGAGGCGCTGAATGCGAATGACTCATTCCTAAAAGGGGCGGGAGTGAAACGGCCAGTTCTTCGGCGCAACGTCTTTGGAGCTACGTTGGGCGGCCCGGCGCAGCGCGACCGCGCCTTCTTCTTCATTTCTTATCAGGGAGCAAGGGAAGCGAACGGAGCGTCGCTGATCAACAGCATTTCGTCCAATGTGCTGATCGCTCCCGGGCTTACGAATGACCGTTCACAAACGACGCTGCTGGCGACCTTTCATCCCGTGCTGCCCGGTGGAAAACCCGCAGCCATGATTGATCCCGCCGCTCTGGCGTTGCTTAACGCGAAGCTGCCGAATGGAACTTTTGTGATTCCGACGCCGGCAGCCGACGGTCGCTTCACCGCCTCCAGCCCATCGTCCTTTCAGGAAGACCAGTTCAATACGAATTTCGACTACGACTTCGGGCCGAAAGACACGTTATGGGCCAAGTTTTTCTTTTCAACCATTTCGCAGGTTTCCGCGCTTCCAAGTTTTAAGGGAACCGGGCCGAACGTGTCGGGCTTCGGCACGGATGGCCTCTTCAACAACCGCCTGATCGCGTTGCAACAGATGCACGCATTTAGCTCGTCGCTGATCAACGAAGTACGGCTCGGATACACATTAAATCGCGGCAACACGTTCCCGCGCGAACCAGTAACGGATGCCCAGATTGGAATTGCTAGAGCAAATGCTGCGCAATATCCCGGACTTCCGCTGATTCGAATCGCTCAGCCAGCCGGAGGCCTCGTAATTGGAACTGCAGCTCAGGCCTTATTCCTGGGTGCGCCTGCGACTTCAACCCTGAACGACACGGTTTCAATGGTCCGCGGCCAACACAGCATGCGTACTGGCGTTGAGATTCGCTACAACCTCATCAACTTCCAAAATCCGGCTCTGGTGCGGGGCCAGATCGATTTTCTCGATTTCCCCAGTTTTCTCGTAGGCAATGCTCGCAGCGCGACACTCGGCGATGGCATCGTCCGTGGAGCTTGGCGCGCGTTCGACTACAACTTCTTCGCGCAGGATGACTGGCGAGTTTCATCTCGGCTGACGCTGAACCTCGGCGTGCGCTACGAGCTCGACCTGCCGGTTTACGACAGCCGCGGCCGCCTCTCCACCTTCGATCCAGCACTGTATCAGCCGCGCATCGAGGCAAGCGCTACTGGACCGGTCGGTCCTCCGGTTGGAGGTTTGATCCAGGCCGGCAACGCGGTTCCAGAGTTTGCGATTGCGAATTTGCCCAAAGGCGAAGACTCTCTGCTGCGAAGCGTTGATCCGCACAATATCGCGCCGCGATTGGGATTTGCGGCGTCGCTGTCGAAGCGGCTGGTGATGCGTGGAGGTTATGGACTCTTTTACTCCCGGCCAACCTTCCAGTACGCTTCTGCGGCCGCCGCCCTCCCTCCCTATTATGTGCTTGGCATCCGCCCCAATGCGCCGCTAGCCAATCCATTCCTCCCCATACCACCGGCGACGCAGTTTCCCACGTTTGTTCCCGGCATAGCGCTGGCAGGTACGGCCTTTGACCGCGATCAACGCGTACCTTACTTCCATCAATTCAACCTGACAACTCAGTATCAGTTTTCGGAGAACTGGCTGCTGGAAACCGGGTATGTTGGCAGCCGCGGGCGCAGACTGTTTCGACAGGTTGCGATCAATCAGGCTCAACTGGCTAGCCCGCAGTCGCCGATCATCAATGTTGTGACTGGGACAACCATCACCGCGAATACGGCGGATAACGCGCAGCTTCGCGCACCTTTCCAGGGAGTCTCGGAAAACGGCTTCTTCATCAATGAATCGGACACCGAATCGAGCTACGACTCGCTGCAGGTGAGCGTTATCCGGCGCTTTGCCCGGCAATTGCAGCTTTTGGGCTCCTACACATGGGCAAAATCGATCGATGATGCTTCGGGCACCGGGGGCGGCGCCGGAATCTCGGGCATCGTCAATACGGGAGCGGTCGGAGACAGCAGCAATGTGCTGGGCGACCAGCTTCAAAGACGCGCGAATCGAGGGCTATCGGATTTCAATCGTGCTCATCGTTTAGTTGTCAGCTATGTGTGGGACTTGCCAGCATTGTCGTTTGCCCAGCAATCATTTGCCGCACGCCAAGTATTCTCCAATTGGCGTATTGCTGGAATTCTCACTGTGATGTCTGGCCTTCCCGTGGATATCGTCGATACAGGATCAGGATCTTTGTACGGATTAGCGAGTGGCAGCAATCCACTGGCGCGTCCGAGCTTGAACGCTGGCGCAACCTGCGAGACGGCGAAGGAAAATGTGCCTTCGGGCTATTTTTTCAATCCCTTCGCTTTCAACTCGCCCGTCGTTCTAGCTGGTCAGCCAATACCGAGCTCCGGCGGCACTGCCATTGCAGCCGCGCGTGGCACAGACATTGGCAACGTGCCCCGCAACTGCATCATCGGTCCGTCACAGTCGAATCTGGATTTCGCCGTGGCCAAGACTTTCCGTCTTCGCGAAGAGCGTGTAGTGGAGTTCCGCACAGAATTCTTCAACCTCTTCAACCACGCGAACTTTGCCAACCCCATTAGCAACCTAAATGCAGTCGCTTCATCCGGCGGCAGCATCGATCCGAACACCGGTCGCATCCTTCAGCCCGGCAATTTTGGACGGATCATCTCGACGAGCGCGAATCCCAGGCTCATCCAATTTGCACTTCGAGTAAGTTTTTGA
- a CDS encoding ABC transporter permease has protein sequence MVRDLLGQAYGAMKHDRRRATLTMLGMAWGIATVVLLLAYGAGFGRAIDAIFANWGAKVIGVWPNRTSMQAGGTKAGSKIRFKIEDIEYIASTVPLVKHISPSAWKQDAVQFDNRTFTFPVNGYYSNIQKILNYPLDMGRFFDDHDNEIRARVAVIGSEAKTKLFSGRYAIGEKIRLDGVSFEVIGILAPKMQEGGNDDTNRQILIPFNTMGEMKDLQYIDGIWMDYDTFAYGGVEEGVRAALAHLHSYNEKDRRAVFLFNAMKQVTQFEIIKLGLKVLLAFIGALTLGIGGIGLMNIMLVSVSQRTKEIGVEKALGARKSHILFQFLAEALTITFAGGILGIFLAYAVSIGVGRITFYSALAKNAEAADIRLIIDPSTLIISTIILAVVGIVSGMLPALKAANLDPIEALRYE, from the coding sequence ATGGTTCGCGATCTGCTCGGACAAGCCTATGGAGCGATGAAGCACGACCGTCGTCGCGCCACGCTTACCATGTTGGGAATGGCGTGGGGCATCGCCACGGTGGTGCTGCTGCTGGCCTACGGCGCCGGCTTCGGCCGCGCCATCGACGCCATCTTTGCCAACTGGGGTGCAAAGGTCATTGGAGTCTGGCCGAATCGCACCTCCATGCAGGCAGGTGGTACCAAAGCAGGATCGAAAATTCGTTTCAAAATCGAGGATATCGAGTACATCGCGAGCACGGTTCCTCTCGTCAAGCACATCAGTCCTTCTGCCTGGAAGCAAGATGCGGTGCAGTTCGACAATCGCACCTTCACTTTTCCGGTGAATGGCTACTACTCGAACATTCAGAAGATCCTGAACTACCCCCTCGACATGGGCCGCTTCTTCGATGACCACGACAACGAAATCCGCGCGCGTGTAGCGGTGATTGGTTCGGAGGCCAAGACGAAACTCTTCTCCGGCCGCTATGCAATCGGCGAGAAGATTCGACTCGACGGAGTGAGCTTCGAAGTCATTGGTATCCTTGCGCCCAAGATGCAGGAGGGCGGCAATGACGATACCAACCGGCAGATCCTGATCCCATTCAACACCATGGGAGAGATGAAGGACCTGCAATACATCGACGGCATCTGGATGGACTACGACACGTTTGCCTACGGCGGCGTGGAAGAGGGCGTCCGGGCGGCACTCGCTCACCTGCACAGCTACAACGAGAAGGATCGCCGCGCAGTTTTCCTCTTCAACGCCATGAAGCAGGTCACGCAATTCGAGATCATCAAGCTCGGACTCAAAGTGCTGCTCGCGTTTATCGGCGCGCTCACGCTAGGCATCGGCGGCATCGGACTCATGAACATCATGCTGGTCTCTGTCTCCCAGCGCACCAAGGAGATTGGCGTAGAGAAAGCCTTAGGCGCACGCAAGAGCCACATCCTCTTCCAATTTCTGGCAGAGGCCCTCACCATTACTTTTGCCGGCGGAATTCTGGGGATATTTCTCGCCTACGCAGTGTCAATCGGCGTCGGGCGAATCACGTTCTACAGTGCCCTCGCCAAGAACGCCGAGGCAGCCGATATCCGCCTGATTATCGATCCTTCAACATTAATCATCTCGACGATTATTCTTGCTGTGGTTGGAATCGTGAGCGGCATGCTTCCCGCCCTGAAAGCAGCAAACCTCGATCCGATCGAAGCGTTGAGGTACGAATGA